Proteins from one Streptococcus mitis B6 genomic window:
- a CDS encoding peptide ABC transporter substrate-binding protein, protein MKTRKVLALAGVTLLAAGVLAACSGGAGAKGEQTFAFTYETEPDNLNYLTTGKAATANITSNVIDGLLENDRYGNLIPSMAEDWSVSKDGLTYTYKIRKDAKWYTSEGEEYAPVKAQDFVTGLQYATDKKSEALYLVQDSIKGLDAYAKGENKDFSQVGIKALDDQTVQYTLNKPESFWNSKTTMGVLAPVNEEFLNSKGDDFAKAGDPSSILYNGPFVLKSLVAKSSVEFAKNPNYWDKDNVHIDKVKLSFWDGQDTSKPAENFKNGSLTVARLSPTNASFAELEKTMKDNIVYTQQDSTTYLVGTNIDRQSYKYTSKTSDEQKTSTKKALLNKDFRQAIAFGFDRTAYASQVNGASGASKILRNLFVPPTFVQADGKNFGDMVKEKLVTYGDEWKDVNFADAQDGLYNPNKAKAEFAKAKTALQAEGVTFPIHLDMPVDQTATTKVQRVQSFKQSVEETLGTDNVVIDIQQLQKDEVNNITYFAETAAGEDWDISDNVGWGPDFADPSTYLDIIKPSVGESTKTYLGFDSGKDNVAAKKVGLYDYEKLVTEADDETTDVAKRYDKYAAAQAWLTDSALIIPTTSLTGRPILSKMVPFTMPFAFSGNKGTSDPLLYKYLELQDKAVTVDEYQKAQDKWMKEKEESNKKAQEELAKHVK, encoded by the coding sequence ATGAAAACAAGAAAAGTATTGGCTCTTGCGGGAGTGACTTTATTAGCAGCGGGTGTTTTAGCTGCTTGTTCAGGGGGGGCAGGTGCTAAAGGTGAGCAGACCTTTGCCTTTACTTATGAGACTGAACCAGATAATCTCAACTATTTGACAACTGGTAAGGCAGCGACTGCCAATATTACTAGTAATGTGATTGATGGATTGCTTGAAAATGACCGCTATGGGAATTTGATTCCCTCTATGGCAGAGGACTGGTCTGTTTCTAAGGATGGTTTGACTTATACCTATAAAATTCGTAAAGACGCCAAGTGGTACACGTCTGAGGGAGAAGAGTATGCTCCTGTTAAGGCTCAGGACTTTGTGACAGGACTTCAATATGCGACAGATAAGAAATCTGAAGCTCTTTACTTGGTACAGGATTCAATCAAAGGTTTGGATGCATACGCTAAAGGGGAAAATAAAGATTTCTCTCAAGTTGGGATTAAAGCTCTGGATGACCAAACAGTCCAATACACTTTGAACAAACCTGAAAGTTTTTGGAATTCTAAAACAACCATGGGTGTGCTTGCGCCAGTCAATGAAGAGTTTTTAAACTCAAAAGGGGATGATTTTGCCAAGGCTGGGGATCCAAGCAGTATTCTCTACAATGGACCTTTCGTTTTGAAATCTCTAGTAGCGAAATCATCTGTAGAGTTTGCGAAAAATCCTAATTACTGGGATAAGGACAATGTGCATATTGACAAGGTCAAATTGTCATTCTGGGATGGGCAAGATACCAGCAAACCAGCAGAGAATTTTAAAAATGGTAGTCTTACAGTAGCTCGTCTCTCTCCTACAAATGCAAGTTTTGCAGAGCTTGAAAAAACGATGAAAGACAATATTGTCTATACCCAACAAGACTCGACTACGTATCTAGTGGGAACAAATATTGATCGTCAGTCTTATAAATATACTTCTAAGACTAGCGACGAACAAAAGACTTCTACTAAAAAGGCTCTCTTAAACAAGGATTTCCGTCAGGCTATTGCCTTTGGTTTTGACCGTACGGCCTATGCTTCACAAGTGAACGGTGCCAGTGGTGCAAGCAAAATCTTGCGTAATCTCTTTGTGCCACCAACATTTGTTCAAGCAGATGGGAAAAACTTTGGCGATATGGTCAAAGAAAAATTGGTAACTTATGGGGATGAATGGAAGGATGTCAACTTCGCAGATGCTCAAGATGGTCTCTACAATCCAAACAAGGCTAAGGCTGAATTTGCTAAGGCTAAGACTGCTCTTCAGGCAGAAGGCGTGACTTTCCCAATTCATTTGGATATGCCAGTTGATCAGACAGCAACTACAAAAGTTCAACGTGTCCAATCTTTCAAACAATCGGTTGAAGAAACCTTGGGTACAGATAATGTTGTCATTGATATTCAACAGCTACAAAAGGATGAAGTAAACAATATTACCTACTTTGCTGAAACAGCAGCTGGGGAAGATTGGGATATTTCAGATAATGTCGGTTGGGGTCCAGACTTTGCCGATCCATCAACCTACCTTGATATCATCAAACCATCAGTTGGTGAAAGCACTAAAACATATTTAGGATTTGACTCAGGGAAAGATAATGTAGCTGCTAAAAAAGTAGGTCTATATGACTACGAGAAATTGGTTACTGAAGCTGATGATGAGACTACAGATGTTGCTAAACGATATGATAAATACGCTGCTGCCCAAGCTTGGTTGACAGATAGTGCCTTGATTATCCCAACAACATCACTCACTGGTCGCCCAATCTTGTCTAAGATGGTACCATTTACGATGCCATTTGCCTTCTCTGGTAACAAGGGGACAAGCGATCCGCTCCTATACAAATACTTGGAACTTCAAGACAAGGCAGTCACTGTAGATGAATACCAAAAAGCTCAAGATAAATGGATGAAAGAAAAAGAAGAATCCAATAAAAAAGCGCAAGAAGAACTTGCAAAACATGTGAAATAA